One region of uncultured Sulfurimonas sp. genomic DNA includes:
- a CDS encoding SulP family inorganic anion transporter: MSIKSYKMQNIFEPKLFTLLKKGISKDELISDIFAGIVVGVVALPLSIAFAVASGLSPEKGLITAIVAGFIISLLGGSRVQIGGPTGAFVVIIYTIVEKYGVDGLIISTVLSGFILIAFGLLRLGGLLKYFPHPLIVGFTSAIAVIIFSTQIKDALGLNIEKHPQNFFKNGWYIYRILIKQIYMHWL, translated from the coding sequence ACAAAATGCAAAATATATTTGAGCCTAAACTTTTTACTTTATTGAAAAAAGGAATAAGTAAAGATGAGCTTATTTCGGATATTTTTGCAGGAATCGTTGTAGGTGTTGTTGCTCTTCCTCTTTCTATAGCTTTTGCTGTAGCTTCAGGACTCTCTCCGGAAAAAGGTTTGATTACTGCTATTGTCGCAGGTTTTATTATCTCTTTACTTGGTGGTAGCAGAGTTCAAATTGGCGGTCCAACAGGTGCTTTTGTAGTTATAATCTATACTATTGTTGAGAAGTACGGAGTTGATGGGCTTATTATTTCAACTGTGTTGTCAGGATTTATACTTATAGCCTTTGGTTTATTGCGACTTGGTGGACTTTTAAAGTATTTTCCACACCCTCTTATAGTCGGCTTTACAAGTGCTATAGCTGTTATAATATTTTCTACACAAATCAAAGATGCTCTTGGACTAAACATAGAAAAACACCCTCAGAATTTTTTCAAAAATGGGTGGTATATCTATCGCATATTGATCAAACAAATTTATATGCATTGGCTATAA